A stretch of Synergistaceae bacterium DNA encodes these proteins:
- a CDS encoding monovalent cation/H(+) antiporter subunit G has protein sequence MIRVIIAGVLMLAGLFVLGIATIGIFRFSTMLNRIHVAAKCDTLGALLMLSGLIVLSGFTVYSLKLGLVIVFLWLCNPAASHLVARAEVKTNPNLEQICDFVDLTACNPAFEELPPSAGGFPPNLGETGKGGERK, from the coding sequence ATGATACGGGTGATAATCGCAGGAGTGTTAATGCTTGCGGGGCTGTTTGTGCTGGGAATTGCTACGATTGGGATATTCAGGTTCTCGACGATGCTGAACCGTATTCACGTTGCGGCCAAATGCGACACTCTCGGCGCGCTGTTAATGCTTTCGGGGCTGATAGTGCTTTCGGGTTTCACGGTGTACTCGCTGAAATTGGGACTGGTGATAGTGTTCCTATGGCTGTGCAACCCTGCGGCGAGTCATTTGGTGGCGCGTGCGGAAGTGAAGACGAATCCGAACTTGGAGCAGATATGCGATTTTGTTGACTTGACCGCCTGTAATCCCGCATTTGAAGAATTACCCCCCTCCGCAGGCGGTTTCCCCCCTAACTTAGGGGAGACAGGGAAAGGCGGTGAGCGCAAATGA
- a CDS encoding sodium:proton antiporter, with the protein MPSAESLRNVLLIGSAVFLSATIFLCLMRAALGPRFSDRIIAANIIGTKIILLIAVLSLIVGESYLADICLIYAAISFLSVVVLARSVIEKKEGEEE; encoded by the coding sequence ATGCCTAGTGCTGAAAGTTTGCGTAATGTCCTGTTAATTGGGAGTGCGGTATTTCTGTCGGCCACAATATTTTTGTGCTTAATGCGTGCGGCGTTAGGGCCTAGATTTTCGGACAGGATAATAGCGGCGAACATAATCGGGACAAAGATAATCCTGCTAATCGCGGTTCTGTCGCTGATTGTGGGAGAAAGCTACCTTGCTGACATATGCCTGATATACGCGGCAATAAGTTTCCTGTCTGTCGTGGTATTGGCGCGTTCGGTCATCGAAAAGAAAGAGGGGGAAGAGGAATGA
- a CDS encoding 50S ribosomal protein L28, producing MAKFCECCGRGPASGNAVSHSNRHTRRRWNINLQTVRIDAGDGELMKVKICTKCLKSGFVKRASVSANAD from the coding sequence ATGGCTAAATTTTGCGAGTGCTGCGGGCGCGGGCCTGCTTCAGGAAATGCCGTAAGCCATTCAAACCGTCATACCCGCAGACGCTGGAACATCAACCTTCAGACCGTGAGAATTGACGCGGGAGACGGCGAATTGATGAAGGTCAAAATCTGCACAAAGTGCCTCAAGTCCGGGTTCGTAAAGAGGGCTTCAGTCAGCGCAAATGCAGATTAA
- a CDS encoding ACT domain-containing protein — protein sequence MHDITFNEECVHVVFLGLPNVPGIAAEIFGALSAHFVGVSMVTQNTMRGGRSDLSFLIPKERLDDVIPICREVSERVGGQGVSFMSEVAAITVALKSPADSAHVLAKVFRVLASANVNIEIINSTAESAICVVSKTHAREGLEALRQAF from the coding sequence ATGCACGATATTACATTCAATGAAGAGTGCGTTCACGTTGTCTTTTTGGGACTGCCGAATGTCCCGGGAATCGCCGCTGAGATTTTCGGGGCATTGTCGGCTCACTTTGTCGGGGTCAGCATGGTAACTCAAAACACAATGCGCGGAGGACGCTCGGATCTGTCATTCCTCATCCCGAAAGAAAGACTCGATGACGTTATCCCGATATGCCGTGAAGTGTCTGAGAGGGTCGGCGGGCAGGGCGTGTCCTTCATGTCGGAAGTCGCCGCAATAACTGTCGCGCTGAAATCTCCGGCTGACTCGGCTCATGTCCTGGCGAAAGTTTTCAGGGTGCTGGCCTCCGCAAATGTCAACATCGAAATCATCAACTCAACGGCAGAGAGTGCCATATGCGTCGTAAGCAAGACACATGCCCGCGAGGGACTCGAAGCGTTAAGGCAGGCGTTTTAA
- a CDS encoding sel1 repeat family protein, whose amino-acid sequence MSRKIRVLAVFMAVVMVVCCAVPALSASKKGRRKKVQSREAQIEDAETQYKRGLAYINGDGVNQNYAEAVKWFMKAAEQGHTKAQSCLGFAYMQGEGVRQDYTEAVKWLIRAARQGDAGAQYNLGLMYNQGYGVEQDSSEAIRWWRKAAEQGFVIAQNNLGAMYGNGWGIRQDFAESVKWYRKAAMQGNAVAQYNLGFAYHKGRGVKQDYSEAVKWYSKSSKQGDASAQHNLGVMYFNGLGVTPNYSEAFKWWRMAAQQGHTKS is encoded by the coding sequence ATGAGCAGGAAAATTCGGGTATTGGCGGTATTTATGGCGGTTGTAATGGTGGTATGCTGTGCTGTTCCGGCGTTGTCAGCGTCAAAAAAAGGAAGACGCAAAAAAGTCCAGAGCAGAGAAGCACAGATCGAAGACGCAGAGACACAATATAAACGCGGTCTTGCATACATTAACGGAGATGGAGTAAATCAGAATTACGCTGAAGCTGTCAAGTGGTTCATGAAAGCGGCAGAACAAGGGCATACTAAGGCACAATCTTGTTTAGGATTCGCATATATGCAGGGCGAGGGAGTAAGACAAGACTATACGGAGGCTGTTAAGTGGCTCATAAGAGCGGCCAGACAGGGAGATGCGGGAGCGCAATATAATCTAGGTCTCATGTATAACCAAGGCTATGGGGTAGAACAAGATAGCTCTGAAGCAATTAGGTGGTGGCGAAAAGCAGCTGAACAAGGATTTGTGATTGCCCAAAATAATCTTGGTGCCATGTATGGAAATGGTTGGGGAATAAGGCAAGATTTTGCTGAATCTGTCAAGTGGTATCGTAAGGCAGCGATGCAAGGTAATGCTGTAGCACAATATAACTTAGGTTTCGCATACCACAAGGGCAGAGGTGTAAAACAAGATTATTCTGAAGCTGTCAAATGGTATAGTAAATCTTCAAAACAGGGAGATGCTTCGGCACAACACAATTTAGGAGTGATGTATTTTAATGGTTTGGGAGTAACTCCTAATTATTCAGAGGCATTCAAATGGTGGCGTATGGCAGCCCAGCAGGGACATACTAAATCTTAG
- a CDS encoding sugar transferase: MFQAALDVLIFRLSFRLAVNFFMAWRNMHPFSPEANTLFTCTMLAVFYSNSLYAFKTWQLWDEMKAILKSSVLILLVVVLYFYSQGFDFSRFMMSAGTIIFIPLCSMSRYIFRRVLFALGILSTNIIILGAGQTGEIFARKITHHPFTLAHVIGFLDDDKSKRGRKVAGFKVLGAIDDFEKVCERERIDEVAVAISKASRDLLTHILSLVEFRVRQVHYIPDMYMLVTFSSSVRDVGGMPVISASQGLLSPVSRAVKSFADYIAALAGLLITSPMMIYFALKMKRKYGGEIFSRYKCSGLGGKTFMMYKFRSSEDGNSRHPYIDGLPKLFNVLRGEMSIVGPQALTPEYMTRIYGEEATRKISAVKPGITGLWQISLRKDDMRICGEMSIYYIRNWSLWLDMVIIMKTILIAVFRIKP, encoded by the coding sequence TTGTTTCAGGCCGCGCTTGACGTTCTAATTTTCCGGCTAAGTTTCAGGCTTGCGGTAAATTTCTTCATGGCATGGAGAAATATGCACCCCTTCTCGCCGGAGGCCAATACGCTTTTCACATGTACAATGCTTGCCGTGTTCTACTCCAATTCGCTTTACGCCTTCAAGACGTGGCAGCTATGGGACGAAATGAAAGCTATCCTGAAATCTTCCGTGCTGATACTTTTGGTTGTCGTGCTTTATTTTTACTCGCAGGGCTTTGACTTCTCGCGCTTCATGATGTCGGCGGGGACAATAATTTTCATACCGCTGTGTTCAATGTCCCGCTATATTTTCAGGAGGGTATTATTTGCGCTGGGCATTCTGTCAACAAACATAATCATACTGGGAGCGGGGCAGACAGGCGAAATATTCGCGAGAAAAATCACCCATCACCCTTTCACGCTTGCCCATGTGATTGGTTTTCTTGACGATGACAAGTCAAAGAGGGGCAGAAAGGTCGCAGGGTTCAAAGTTCTTGGAGCTATTGATGATTTCGAGAAAGTCTGTGAGCGGGAAAGGATAGACGAAGTAGCCGTAGCTATATCAAAAGCCTCCCGCGACCTTCTGACGCATATACTCAGCCTTGTTGAGTTCCGCGTAAGGCAGGTGCATTATATCCCGGACATGTACATGCTTGTTACGTTCTCATCATCGGTCAGGGATGTCGGCGGAATGCCGGTTATATCAGCCTCGCAGGGGTTGCTGAGTCCTGTCAGCCGTGCGGTGAAGTCTTTTGCCGATTACATCGCGGCACTGGCCGGGCTTCTGATAACATCGCCGATGATGATATATTTCGCGCTGAAGATGAAACGGAAATACGGCGGGGAAATATTTTCACGGTACAAATGCTCAGGGCTTGGCGGAAAAACATTCATGATGTACAAATTCAGGTCATCAGAGGACGGAAATTCCCGGCACCCATACATTGACGGCCTGCCCAAGCTGTTTAACGTTCTTAGGGGTGAAATGTCGATTGTAGGCCCGCAGGCATTAACGCCGGAATACATGACGCGCATTTACGGCGAAGAGGCTACCCGGAAAATATCAGCGGTAAAGCCGGGCATAACAGGATTATGGCAGATAAGTCTGCGGAAGGACGACATGAGAATATGCGGTGAGATGAGCATATACTACATACGGAACTGGTCATTGTGGCTCGACATGGTGATTATCATGAAGACAATTCTCATTGCGGTATTCAGGATAAAACCGTAA
- a CDS encoding DUF4040 domain-containing protein — protein sequence MIIIEWLLLLFLIVCAVAVSISKNLLNSVIIFMSYSLVMAVIWVLLRSPDLAITEAAVGAGVTSVLFFLALRKIGRMGHKDEEEK from the coding sequence ATGATAATAATTGAGTGGCTGTTACTGCTATTCCTGATAGTTTGCGCTGTAGCTGTGTCGATCTCGAAGAATTTATTGAACTCGGTGATTATCTTCATGAGCTACAGCTTGGTGATGGCGGTGATATGGGTGCTGTTACGTTCGCCGGACTTAGCGATTACGGAAGCAGCAGTAGGGGCGGGGGTAACGAGCGTATTGTTCTTTCTTGCACTGCGTAAGATTGGGAGGATGGGACATAAGGACGAGGAAGAGAAGTAA
- a CDS encoding NAD-dependent epimerase/dehydratase family protein, with the protein MAEIGSIYSGGLWLSDIDALISSLPELETLAEKSVLITGAGGLICSTVADLLIRWNESGHDPIRIITAGRNESRIRERFGEFSGRDYFSFMKYDATDSEIPGLTADYVIHGAGNAHPSAMSAEPVETMSANITGMNAILKASGHGVKRVLYVSSSEVYGRRSDGNTAPFTENDYGYVDILNPRSCYPAAKRAAETLCASYAAEYGADVVIARPGHVYGPSAAENDSRVSSAFAYMAARGQDIIMKSDGLQLRSWCYSPDCAGAILKILLCGENANAYNIPGDIMTIREMSGILAESGGVKVIREGASDSERRAFNPMNNSSVDGGKIQALGWRNIFDAEMGLTHTVEILRGKIS; encoded by the coding sequence ATGGCTGAAATAGGGAGCATTTACTCCGGGGGCTTGTGGCTCTCTGACATTGACGCGCTAATATCCTCACTCCCGGAGCTTGAGACGCTCGCGGAGAAATCCGTCCTCATCACAGGCGCGGGCGGGCTGATATGCTCAACAGTTGCCGACCTTCTCATACGATGGAACGAATCCGGCCATGACCCAATCAGAATCATCACAGCAGGAAGGAACGAGTCCAGAATCCGCGAAAGGTTCGGGGAATTTTCCGGGCGGGATTATTTCTCGTTCATGAAGTATGACGCAACGGACTCAGAAATTCCCGGCCTCACCGCCGATTACGTCATTCACGGCGCGGGCAATGCTCATCCGTCAGCCATGTCAGCAGAACCAGTTGAAACAATGTCAGCCAACATTACCGGGATGAACGCAATCCTCAAAGCGTCCGGGCATGGTGTGAAGCGTGTGCTGTACGTCTCAAGCAGTGAGGTTTACGGCAGAAGGTCAGACGGAAACACAGCACCTTTCACGGAGAACGATTACGGATATGTTGACATACTGAATCCCCGGAGCTGTTACCCCGCGGCGAAAAGGGCGGCGGAGACTCTCTGCGCGTCATATGCTGCGGAATACGGAGCTGATGTCGTCATAGCCAGACCGGGACATGTCTACGGGCCGTCAGCAGCGGAGAATGACAGCCGTGTGTCCTCGGCGTTCGCGTACATGGCCGCAAGGGGGCAGGACATCATCATGAAATCGGACGGGCTTCAATTGCGGAGCTGGTGCTACTCTCCTGACTGCGCCGGGGCAATCCTCAAGATTCTTCTTTGCGGGGAAAATGCAAACGCCTATAACATTCCGGGCGATATTATGACAATCCGCGAAATGTCAGGGATATTAGCGGAGTCGGGCGGGGTGAAAGTGATTCGCGAGGGAGCTTCCGACAGTGAGCGCAGAGCCTTCAACCCTATGAATAATTCCTCTGTTGACGGTGGAAAAATTCAGGCGTTAGGGTGGAGGAATATTTTTGACGCTGAGATGGGACTCACGCATACCGTAGAAATTCTCAGGGGAAAGATTTCATGA
- the ilvD gene encoding dihydroxy-acid dehydratase — MKCRSDNIKAGVERTPNVSLLYALGLTKEEISRPIIGVVSSFSEVVPGHMHLDKIAQAVKEGIYAAGGTPMMFPAIAVCDGIAMGHVGMKYSLVSRDLVADSTEAMAIAHQFDGLVMIPNCDKNVPGLLMAAARLNIPAIFCAGGPMLAGHLKNGKRTCLSHMFEAVGAYHAGKLDEAGVDDYTENACPSCGSCSGMYTANSMNCLTEAIGMSLKGNGTIPAPLSARIRLAKLTGMKIMELVRDNIRPRDIMTASAFDNAEAVDMALGCSTNTMLHLPAIAHEAGVTINLSHANEISERTPNLCHLAPAGDTFMEDLDRAGGVYAVMNELAKNGLIRTDLITATGKTVAENIAGCEILDGEIIRTVKNPYSSTGGIAVLKGNLAPDGCVVKRSAVAPEMMTHEGPARVFDSEDDAIAAIYARKINPGDVVVIRYEGPKGGPGMREMLNPTSAICGMGLDTSVALITDGRFSGATRGASIGHVSPEAASGGNIGLVHEGDIIAIDINNYSITLKVSDEELAERRKNWTPNEPKIKTGYLARYAKLVTSADKGAILE; from the coding sequence ATGAAGTGTCGAAGTGATAACATCAAAGCCGGAGTCGAACGCACCCCGAATGTTAGCCTGCTTTACGCTTTAGGTTTGACGAAGGAAGAAATTTCCCGCCCTATAATCGGAGTCGTTAGCTCATTCAGTGAGGTAGTCCCCGGTCATATGCACCTCGACAAAATCGCCCAGGCCGTCAAAGAAGGCATTTACGCGGCAGGAGGGACTCCGATGATGTTCCCGGCTATAGCTGTCTGCGACGGTATCGCCATGGGTCATGTAGGTATGAAGTACTCCCTTGTGTCGCGTGATCTTGTTGCTGACAGTACAGAGGCTATGGCGATCGCTCATCAGTTTGACGGACTCGTGATGATTCCCAACTGCGACAAGAATGTGCCGGGACTCCTGATGGCGGCGGCGCGTCTCAACATTCCCGCAATATTCTGCGCCGGAGGGCCGATGCTCGCAGGACATCTCAAGAACGGTAAGCGTACCTGCCTGAGTCATATGTTCGAGGCTGTCGGGGCGTATCATGCCGGGAAACTTGACGAGGCCGGAGTCGACGACTACACCGAGAACGCCTGCCCGTCCTGCGGGTCATGTTCGGGAATGTACACCGCAAACTCTATGAACTGTCTTACGGAAGCTATCGGAATGTCGCTGAAAGGAAACGGCACAATCCCCGCTCCCCTGTCAGCAAGAATCAGACTCGCGAAATTAACGGGCATGAAGATTATGGAGCTTGTGAGGGACAATATACGCCCCCGCGACATTATGACGGCCTCAGCGTTCGACAATGCAGAAGCGGTTGACATGGCTTTGGGCTGCTCCACAAACACAATGCTGCACCTTCCCGCAATCGCTCACGAAGCAGGTGTAACAATCAACCTTTCACACGCAAACGAAATCAGCGAACGCACCCCGAATTTGTGCCACTTAGCCCCGGCGGGCGATACCTTCATGGAGGACTTAGACCGCGCCGGAGGAGTCTACGCTGTCATGAATGAGCTTGCGAAAAACGGACTAATCCGCACAGACCTAATCACCGCCACAGGGAAGACAGTCGCCGAAAATATAGCGGGCTGTGAGATTCTTGACGGTGAAATAATCCGCACGGTGAAGAATCCGTACTCGTCAACAGGAGGTATTGCAGTCCTGAAGGGCAACCTTGCGCCGGATGGCTGTGTGGTGAAACGCTCGGCGGTCGCTCCTGAAATGATGACGCATGAAGGCCCCGCGAGGGTGTTTGACTCTGAGGATGACGCAATAGCCGCGATATATGCCCGGAAGATTAACCCCGGCGATGTCGTTGTGATTCGCTACGAGGGGCCTAAAGGCGGGCCGGGTATGCGCGAAATGCTGAACCCTACCAGCGCAATTTGCGGAATGGGACTCGACACAAGCGTGGCACTGATTACGGACGGGAGATTTTCGGGGGCGACGAGGGGCGCGAGTATCGGCCATGTTTCCCCGGAGGCGGCTTCAGGCGGGAATATAGGACTCGTTCATGAGGGGGATATTATTGCGATTGACATCAACAATTACAGCATAACCCTGAAAGTTTCGGACGAGGAATTAGCCGAACGCCGAAAGAACTGGACTCCCAATGAGCCGAAAATCAAGACGGGCTATCTTGCGCGTTATGCCAAGCTCGTAACGTCAGCGGACAAAGGCGCGATTCTTGAATAG
- a CDS encoding Na+/H+ antiporter subunit E, whose amino-acid sequence MSLVYFLLWLIFNGRITFEIVIAGALISFALDVFIRRVLCLNLTAGKLFMAVKILPHILLYVIVLLAEIVRANFSIIKLVLAPHIDVEPCLVKFKTPLKTEAARVALANSITLTPGTITVSLEGDNLLVHALNREIADGLQGSIFERLLAGMEGKFNA is encoded by the coding sequence TTGAGCCTCGTTTACTTCTTGTTATGGCTAATCTTCAACGGCAGGATTACTTTTGAGATAGTCATTGCCGGAGCGTTAATATCATTCGCGCTTGACGTGTTCATACGCAGGGTGCTTTGCCTGAACCTGACAGCCGGAAAATTATTCATGGCCGTGAAAATTCTTCCTCACATTCTGCTGTATGTCATTGTGCTTCTCGCTGAAATAGTCCGCGCTAACTTCTCAATCATAAAACTTGTGCTAGCTCCTCATATTGACGTAGAGCCGTGCTTAGTGAAGTTCAAGACTCCGTTAAAGACAGAGGCGGCGAGGGTGGCACTTGCGAACTCAATCACATTGACACCGGGAACAATAACGGTATCGCTTGAGGGTGATAATCTTCTTGTCCACGCTCTGAACCGTGAAATAGCAGACGGCCTTCAGGGCAGCATATTCGAGAGGCTTTTAGCGGGAATGGAGGGTAAATTCAATGCCTAG
- a CDS encoding 2-C-methyl-D-erythritol 4-phosphate cytidylyltransferase codes for MSNVAVLTAGGSGSRMHQDIPKQFLTVNERPVIVYTLEAFERHPEIDAICVACLRGWENVLDAYAKQFNITKLKYIVPGGATGQESISNGIFELEKHYSPDDIVIIHDGNRPMLSPEIISDNIRVACKNGNAIAAIPCAEVILETEDGKESAKSYRRETLRRTQTPHAFRLGDICSLHRRAKESGIASTAASCELALKLGVKVYFSAGSEKNLKLTTLDDIDIFKALLKTERASWLK; via the coding sequence ATGTCAAATGTAGCAGTGCTTACGGCGGGCGGCTCAGGCAGCAGAATGCATCAGGACATCCCGAAACAGTTTCTTACGGTTAATGAGCGTCCTGTTATTGTCTATACGCTTGAGGCATTCGAGAGACACCCGGAAATTGACGCTATATGTGTTGCCTGTCTCAGAGGGTGGGAAAATGTGCTTGACGCTTACGCAAAACAGTTCAACATTACAAAGCTGAAGTATATTGTTCCCGGCGGTGCTACAGGTCAGGAGTCCATAAGTAACGGAATATTTGAGCTTGAGAAGCATTATTCCCCGGATGATATTGTAATTATTCATGACGGAAACAGGCCAATGCTCTCGCCTGAAATTATCTCCGACAATATACGTGTTGCCTGCAAGAACGGGAACGCTATAGCCGCGATACCATGCGCTGAAGTCATACTTGAGACCGAAGACGGCAAAGAGTCGGCGAAAAGCTACAGGCGCGAAACTCTCAGGCGGACTCAGACTCCTCACGCATTCAGACTCGGTGATATATGCTCTCTTCACCGCAGGGCAAAGGAGTCCGGAATAGCCAGCACAGCAGCTTCATGTGAGCTTGCGCTGAAATTGGGCGTGAAAGTATACTTTTCAGCAGGCTCAGAAAAGAATCTCAAGCTCACCACGCTTGACGACATCGATATATTCAAAGCACTTCTGAAAACGGAGCGGGCATCATGGCTGAAATAG
- a CDS encoding AbrB/MazE/SpoVT family DNA-binding domain-containing protein, producing the protein MNTQTFTDNISTIQDGKIIIPGEIQKLLGLSDGGRVMFITDGEEVRIVNPATRAFSELQEAMKGAAEEAGWTSDDDVVDYIMDMRRNSR; encoded by the coding sequence ATGAACACACAGACATTCACGGACAATATCAGCACCATTCAGGACGGCAAAATCATTATTCCCGGCGAAATCCAGAAATTACTGGGACTATCAGACGGCGGAAGAGTCATGTTCATTACTGACGGTGAAGAAGTCAGAATCGTTAATCCGGCAACACGGGCTTTCAGTGAGCTTCAGGAGGCCATGAAGGGCGCAGCTGAAGAAGCAGGATGGACATCTGATGATGATGTTGTTGATTACATTATGGACATGCGGCGAAATTCACGATGA
- a CDS encoding leucyl aminopeptidase, whose protein sequence is MQINRRDENHSPDSLLVLLREEDCKNLAPFGGELAWILSVLISRKDFTGKKDSLLRVPLVEGCLYVAGLGKKEKCTLNIIREALFRGLRKIGKSRGKVADVLISHLSEYDGLSFALGEACGLCAYDFDSYKTKGKDYEPFTLTEIYSDVYGDDVDTGIKFADAQTFSRSIANEPGCAVCPATMAEKAESLAKEYGLECDIWDESRLKSERMGALLAVGSGSENPPRLIHLTYRPKGTPSKKIAFVGKGITFDSGGLNIKPDNFMLTMKGDKTGACNVLGIMKGVAELGLGVEVHGFLSCAENMPSGKSYRPDDIITARNGKTIEINNTDAEGRLVLADALCAASELKPDVIVDMATLTGACAVALGKYRAGLFTNDDGLAGKILDASSREGEPFWRMPLEDEHIAESLKSPFADLVNAGNRYGGAIFAALFLKEFVADGIAWAHMDIAGVDFCDKEYGVYAKGATSFGVRTCLEYLMRL, encoded by the coding sequence ATGCAGATTAACCGCCGGGACGAAAATCATTCGCCCGATTCGCTGTTAGTGCTTCTGCGTGAGGAGGACTGCAAGAATCTCGCTCCCTTTGGCGGGGAACTGGCCTGGATTCTCTCAGTCCTCATTTCGCGCAAAGACTTCACGGGGAAAAAGGACTCCCTTCTCCGCGTTCCTCTTGTTGAAGGCTGTCTGTATGTCGCCGGACTCGGAAAGAAGGAGAAATGCACCCTCAATATTATTCGTGAGGCACTTTTCAGAGGCTTGCGGAAAATCGGAAAGTCCCGCGGGAAAGTCGCAGACGTATTAATCTCCCACCTGTCAGAATATGACGGATTATCTTTCGCATTGGGCGAGGCTTGCGGGCTTTGCGCTTACGATTTCGACAGCTACAAGACAAAGGGCAAGGACTATGAGCCGTTTACACTCACGGAAATATATTCTGACGTTTACGGCGATGATGTAGATACGGGGATAAAGTTTGCGGACGCTCAGACATTCTCCCGCTCAATCGCGAATGAGCCGGGCTGCGCTGTATGTCCTGCGACAATGGCCGAGAAAGCCGAGTCCCTCGCAAAGGAATACGGGCTTGAGTGCGACATATGGGACGAATCCCGCCTGAAGTCCGAAAGGATGGGCGCGCTTCTCGCGGTCGGGAGCGGCTCAGAGAATCCCCCGCGGCTTATTCACCTTACGTACAGGCCAAAGGGAACGCCGTCAAAGAAAATTGCGTTTGTCGGAAAGGGAATAACATTCGACAGCGGCGGCCTCAACATAAAGCCCGACAATTTCATGCTCACAATGAAAGGCGACAAGACCGGGGCATGTAATGTACTCGGAATCATGAAGGGAGTCGCGGAATTAGGACTCGGAGTCGAGGTTCACGGATTCCTGTCATGCGCCGAAAATATGCCGTCGGGAAAATCATACCGCCCTGACGACATAATCACCGCCCGAAACGGAAAGACGATCGAAATCAACAATACTGACGCGGAAGGAAGGCTAGTTCTTGCTGACGCTCTTTGTGCCGCAAGCGAGCTGAAGCCGGATGTTATTGTCGACATGGCCACACTGACCGGGGCATGTGCTGTAGCGTTAGGGAAATACAGGGCGGGACTCTTCACGAACGATGACGGACTCGCCGGGAAGATTCTTGACGCTTCATCACGAGAGGGCGAACCGTTTTGGAGAATGCCTCTTGAAGATGAGCATATAGCCGAGTCGCTGAAGTCTCCTTTTGCTGACCTCGTGAACGCGGGAAACAGGTATGGCGGTGCGATATTCGCGGCGTTGTTCCTGAAGGAATTTGTTGCTGACGGAATCGCGTGGGCGCATATGGACATCGCCGGGGTAGATTTCTGCGACAAGGAATACGGAGTATACGCAAAGGGCGCGACATCTTTCGGGGTAAGGACATGCCTAGAGTATCTCATGAGGCTTTAG
- a CDS encoding putative toxin-antitoxin system toxin component, PIN family, with product MKIFIDTNILISATLWPDSKPARAFYKARSFPNIGMICQQNIDEMISTFYDKFRNRLYLLEKFLSDTVPALIFVPIPPCISPSESRVRDVKDRPILRAAIHAKADILITGDKDFLSSGITSPKIMSASEFLDIT from the coding sequence ATGAAGATATTTATTGACACAAACATTCTGATTTCCGCTACTTTATGGCCTGACAGCAAACCGGCAAGGGCATTCTACAAAGCTCGCTCATTCCCGAATATCGGTATGATATGCCAGCAGAATATAGACGAGATGATAAGCACATTTTATGACAAATTCCGCAACCGTCTTTACCTGCTGGAAAAATTTTTGTCCGACACCGTTCCCGCGCTAATATTCGTTCCTATTCCGCCCTGCATAAGCCCTTCAGAGAGCCGAGTCAGGGACGTGAAAGACCGCCCTATACTCAGAGCCGCTATACACGCAAAAGCCGATATTCTCATCACAGGCGACAAAGATTTTCTCAGCTCCGGCATAACCTCCCCGAAAATCATGAGCGCGTCAGAATTTCTTGACATCACATAA
- a CDS encoding cation:proton antiporter subunit C, with protein MLEKLLLNHYEAAAVILSGIGLTNLLLQRNLIKKIIGLNIMDTAVYLFLAAKGYVEGRAAPILIENGAGGWVNSASVYVNPVPAGLVLTGIVVSVSVTAFALALTLKLYESYGTLNIDEALMRMTEEQAEIEARIDEAEEEVLS; from the coding sequence ATGCTCGAAAAATTACTGCTCAATCATTACGAGGCCGCCGCCGTAATTCTCTCAGGTATAGGACTCACCAACCTGTTATTACAGCGCAATCTCATCAAGAAGATCATCGGCCTTAACATTATGGATACGGCTGTATATCTCTTCCTCGCGGCAAAGGGTTACGTTGAGGGAAGAGCAGCACCGATTCTTATTGAGAACGGCGCAGGGGGATGGGTCAATTCCGCGTCAGTCTACGTGAATCCAGTTCCTGCAGGGCTTGTTCTGACGGGAATTGTCGTGAGCGTGAGTGTTACGGCGTTCGCGCTGGCTTTGACTCTGAAACTTTACGAGAGCTACGGGACTCTCAATATTGACGAGGCACTAATGAGAATGACGGAGGAACAAGCCGAGATTGAAGCCCGAATCGATGAGGCGGAAGAGGAAGTATTATCATGA